CTCGACGCGTTCCTGCTGGCCGGGGCGATCATGCTCGTGGTCGTCGGCGTGCGCATGCTGGCGCGCTACATGCCGCAGAACCGCTCGGCGTAGCGCGCCGTCCGAGGCAGTTCGCCTCCCTAACCGCCTGGTCAGCATTCCTGACCAGGCACGGTCATCCAGGCTGTCCTTTGCGATTCGCCCACGCGATGCGTAGGATCGCGCCCACTTCTGGAACCGATCCCTTGAGGAGGGGATTTTGCGCGCACGGAACGTGGCAGCCTGGGGCTGCCTCGCTGCTGCGCTCTCGTTCGGGGTCGCCGCTTGCGGCGACGATGACGAGGGCGGCTCCGCCAGCTCTGGCAGCGGAGACTCCGGCAGCACGTCGCTGACCGTCTACTCGAGCCTGCCGCTCCAGGGCGACAGCCGCCCGCAGTCGCAGTCGGTCGTCAACGGCATCAAGCTGGCGCTCGAGGAGAGCGGCGGCAAGGTCGGGAACTTCACCATCAAGTACACCTCGCTGGACGACGCGACCGCGTCCGCCGGCAAGTGGGAGGCCGGCCAGGTCTCCACCAACGCCCGCAAGGCCGCCCAGGACAAGTCGACCATCGCCTACATCGGCGAGTTCAACTCGGGCGCCTCGGCCATCTCCATCCCGGTCCTCAACCAGGCCGGCATCCTGCAGGTCTCGCCGTCGAACACCGCGGCCGGCCTGACCCGCAAGGAGGGCGCCGCCCCCGGCGAGCCCGACAAGTACTACCCCTCGGGCAAGCGCACCTTCGGGCGCGTCGTCCCGGCGGACCACATCCAGGCCGCCGCCCAGGTGACCTTCCAGAAGGACGAGGGCTGCAAGAAGACCTACGTCTTCAACGACAAGGAGGTCTACGGCAAGGGCCTGGCCGACCAGGTCGAGCAGATCGCCGGGCAGCAGGGCCTCGAGATCGCGGCCAACGAGGGCATCGACACGAAGGCCGCGAACTTCCGCTCGCTGGCCCAGAAGGTCAAGTCCTCCGGCGCGAACTGCATGTTCTTCGGCGGCATCACCCAGAACAAGGGCGTCCAGCTGTTCAAGGACGTCCACGCCCAGAACCCGAGCGTGAAGCTCTTCGGGCCGGACGGCGTCGCTGAGTCGCCCTTCACCTCGAAGCTGGGTGCCGAGGTCGAGAAGATGACCTACATCACCAACCCGACCCTCGACCCGAAGCTCTACCCGACCACCGGGCAGGAGTTCTTCAAGGCCTACGAGGAGAAGTACGGGGCGGCTCCGGAGCCGTACGCCATCTACGGCTACGAGGCGATGAAGGTCGTCCTCCTGGCCATCGAGAAGGCGGGCGACAAGGGCAACGACAAGCAGGCCGTCATCGACGCGTTCTTCCAGACCAAGGACCGCGACTCGGTGCTCGGCAAGTACTCGATCGACGAGAACGGCGACACCACGCTGAGCGACTACGGCGCAGACGTGGTCAAGGACGGCAAGCTCGTCTTCGACAAGGTCCTCAAGGCCCAGACCTGAGACCGCTGAGCCACGAGAGGGCGGGCCACACGGCCCGCCCTCTCCGGTTCGGCACTGCACATGGAAGCTGCATCCCTGCCAGAGACCGGACCGGCGAGCAGGACGCCGGGGCGGTCCGCGGGCGACTTCGTCCTGGACAACATCCTCTGGGTGATCCTCGGCGGCGCGCTCGTCTTCTTCCTGGCCACCGACTTCACCCAGACGCTCGTCGACATCAAGACGGGCCTGTCCAACGGCACGATCTGGGCGCTCATCGCGCTCGGGTACACCCTCGTCTACGGCATCATCGAGCTGATCAACTTCGCCCACGGCGAGGTGTTCATGATCGGCTCGTTCGTCGCCGTCTCGGTCTGGCAGACGTTCGAGGTCAGCGCCGCCAGCAGCCTGCTGGTGATCGTCGGCTCGATGGCCGTCGGCCTCGGCGCCGCGATGCTCGTGAGCGGGTCGCTCAACGTGATGATCGAGCGGGTGGCCTACCGGCCGCTGCGCGGGGCGCCGAAGCTCGCGCCGCTCATCACGGCGATCGGCATGAGCTTCATCCTGCAGAACGTCGGCCTGCTCTGGCGCGGCACGCCCGACTCGACGCCCGACCTGATCCGCTCCCAGAAGGAGGTCTTCACCCTCCTGGACGTCACGATCGTGCGCTCGGACATCTTCGCCGTCGCGGTCACGGTGCCGCTGCTGGTCGCGCTGCTGTGGTTCGTGGGCAGCACGCGCTACGGCAAGGCCATGCGCGCCACCGCGCAGGACCCGGACGCCGCGCGGCTCATGGGCATCGACGTCGACCGGACGATCGGCCTGACCTTCCTGCTCGGCGGCCTGCTGGCCGGCGCCGCGGGGATGATCTACGCCCTCTACAACGGCACGATCCAGTTCAACCAGGGCTTCACCGCCGGCCTCATCGCCTTCACCGCCGCCGTCATGGGCGGCATCGGCAACCTCAAGGGCGCGGTGGCGGGCGGCCTGATCATCGGGGTGATCCAGGCGCTGGGCGACACGCACGCCGGCGGCCGCTGGACGCCGGTGATCGTCTTCGGCGTCCTGATCCTCATCATGGTCTTCCGGCCTCAGGGCCTGTTCGGCGAGGAGACGCGAGAGGGATGACCGCGGTCCTCGGCAACGTCGGGAGCACCCTGCGCACGGTCCGGTCGGCGGTGCCCGACTGGGTCTGGGCGCTGGTGTTCCTGGCCCTCGCCATCGCGTACCCCGCGATGGTCAGCTCCGACCTGCTGGACGCCAGCATCAACTCGCTGGCGTACATCATCATGGCCCTGGGCCTGAACATCGTGGTGGGCTTCGCCGGCCTGCTCGACCTCGGCTACGTGGCGTTCTTCGCCATCGGCGCCTACGTCATGGGCTGGCTGGGCTCGCTGCACTTCGCGGAGGTCAACGGCGGCGAGGGCATCCACGTCCTCACCAACAAGGTCGCCGAGAACCTCCCGGGCATCCACCTCAACTTCGTGATCATCCTGATCGCGGCCGCGGCGTTCACCGCGCTGTGGGGTGCGCTGCTCGGTGCGCCGACGCTGCGCCTGCGCGGCGACTACCTGGCGATCGTGACGCTCGCCTTCGGCGAGATCGTCCCGCGCATCTTCGAGAACTTCGAGGGCATCTCGAACGGCCGCCAGGGCATCACCCCGGTGGACAAGATCTCGTTCCTGCCGGGCCAGACGCCGCTGGCGTACCCGCTCGAGCTCGAGCCCGTCTACTACGTCGCGCTCGTGATGGTGCTGCTGGTGCTGTTCGTCAACCGGCGGCTGCGCGACTCGCGGCTGGGCCGCGCGTGGATCGCGGTGCGCGAGGACGAGGTCGCGGCCTCGGCCATGGGCATCAACCTCGTGCGCACGAAGCTGTGGGCCTACGCCATCGGCGCGGCGCTCGGCGGCTTCTCGGGCGCGTTCCTGGCGACCTACAAGAACACGGTCAACGTCGACCAGTTCGAGTTCGGGTTCTCCGTCTTCATCCTCTGCATGGTCATCATCGGCGGGATGGGCAACATCTGGGGCGTCGTGATCGGCGCCGTCGCCCTGTCGATGGTCGACCGCTTCCTGCTCAAGGAGCTCAACGGGATCCCGGAGTCGATCGGCCTGGACTTCGACGTCACGTCGGTGAACTTCGGGATCTTCGGGTTCTTCCTGGTGATCATGATGGTGCTGCGGCCCGAGGGCTTCCTGCCCTCCGGCAGACGAAGGCTCGAGCTGCACGAGGAGGCGGTCGCCGACGACGTGGCGTCCGCCGTGGCGGCCGAGGAGGTCATCGAGGTGCGTCCGAAGGCATGAGCGTCCAGGAGAGCACCACGGCGACCGCCCCGGTCCTGCAGGCCACGAACGTGTCGAAGGTCTTCGGCGGCCTCGTGGCGGTCAACGACGTCGACTTCGCCGTCCCGGCGGGCGGGATCGTCTCGCTCATCGGGCCCAACGGCGCGGGCAAGACGACGTTCTTCAACTGCATGACGGGGCTCTACAAGCCCACGACCGGCCGCGTCGTCTTCGAGGGCAAGGACCTCACGGGCAAGCGGCCCGACCAGATCACCGACGCGGGCATCGCCCGCACGTTCCAGAACATCAAGCTGTTCCGGACGATGACGGCGATCGAGAACGTGCAGGTGGGGATGCACCCGCGCCTGCGCTCGCGCATCACCGGCATGGTGCTGCGCACGCCGTTCGTGCGCCGCGAGGAGCGCGAGGCCAAGGACAAGGCCCGGCAGCTGCTGGACTTCGTCGGCCTCAAGCGCCACGGCGAGCTGGCGATGAACCTGCCCTACGGCGACCAGCGGCGGCTCGAGATCGCGCGCGCCCTCGCGTCGGACCCCCGGCTGCTCCTGCTCGACGAGCCGACGGCCGGCATGAACCCGCAGGAGTCCGAGGAGCTCCGCGCGCTGATGGAGAAGCTCCGCGGCGAGCAGGGGGTCTCGGTCCTGCTGATCGAGCACGACATGAAGGTGGTCATGAACGTCTCGGACCACATCACCGTGCTCGACCACGGCGAGAAGATCGCCGAGGGCTCGCCCAAGGAGGTCCGGGAGGACCCGCGGGTCATCGAGGCCTACCTCGGGAGCCAGGCATGAGCGCGACCCCGGCAGCCGGCACCAACGGCACGCGGAAGGTCCTCGAGGTCGAGGACATCCACACGTTCTACGGGGCGATCCAGGCGCTCAAGGGCGTCTCGCTCGAGGTCCGCGAGGGCGAGATCGTCACGCTCATCGGCTCCAACGGCGCGGGCAAGTCCACGACGCTGCGCTCGATCTCGGGCATCGTGCCGCCGAAGCTCGGGCGCATCCGCTTCGACGGGCAGGACGTCACCGGGACGCCCGGCCACCAGATCGCGGCGATGGGCATCGCCCACTCGCCCGAGGGCCGGCGGATCTTCCCGCGCATGACCGTCCTCGAGAACCTGGAGATGGGCGCGTTCACCCGGCGCGACACCAAGGAGATCCGCCAGGACGTCGAGCGCGTCTACGAGCTGTTCCCGCGGCTCAAGGAGCGCGAGCGCCAGAAGGGCGGGACCATGTCGGGCGGCGAGCAGCAGATGCTCGCGATGGGCCGCGCGCTCATGGCCCGGCCCAAGCTCCTGCTCCTCGACGAGCCGTCGCTGGGCCTCGCGCCCGTGATCGTCGACAAGATCTACGAGATCATCCGCGAGATCAACGCCCAGGGCGTGACGATCCTCCTCGTGGAGCAGAACGCGAACTACGCGCTCGACGTCTCCGCCCGCGGCTACGTGCTGGAGACCGGCACCGTGGCCCTGTCCGACGCCTCCTCGGCCCTGCGCTCCGACGAGCGCGTCAAGGCCGCCTACCTGGGCCACTGAACCATGGACATCGGCTTCCTCCTCGCCGCAGACATCGGCGCCAAGGCGCTCCTCTTCCTCTACCTCTGGCTCGCCTCGGCCATCGCGACCTCCGAGATCGCCAAGCGCAAGGGCTACCCGGAGAAGTGGGGCCTGGGGACGGGCATGGTCCTGCCGGTCGTCGCCGTCCTCGCGTGGC
The DNA window shown above is from Conexibacter sp. SYSU D00693 and carries:
- a CDS encoding branched-chain amino acid ABC transporter substrate-binding protein — protein: MAAWGCLAAALSFGVAACGDDDEGGSASSGSGDSGSTSLTVYSSLPLQGDSRPQSQSVVNGIKLALEESGGKVGNFTIKYTSLDDATASAGKWEAGQVSTNARKAAQDKSTIAYIGEFNSGASAISIPVLNQAGILQVSPSNTAAGLTRKEGAAPGEPDKYYPSGKRTFGRVVPADHIQAAAQVTFQKDEGCKKTYVFNDKEVYGKGLADQVEQIAGQQGLEIAANEGIDTKAANFRSLAQKVKSSGANCMFFGGITQNKGVQLFKDVHAQNPSVKLFGPDGVAESPFTSKLGAEVEKMTYITNPTLDPKLYPTTGQEFFKAYEEKYGAAPEPYAIYGYEAMKVVLLAIEKAGDKGNDKQAVIDAFFQTKDRDSVLGKYSIDENGDTTLSDYGADVVKDGKLVFDKVLKAQT
- a CDS encoding ABC transporter ATP-binding protein, with protein sequence MSVQESTTATAPVLQATNVSKVFGGLVAVNDVDFAVPAGGIVSLIGPNGAGKTTFFNCMTGLYKPTTGRVVFEGKDLTGKRPDQITDAGIARTFQNIKLFRTMTAIENVQVGMHPRLRSRITGMVLRTPFVRREEREAKDKARQLLDFVGLKRHGELAMNLPYGDQRRLEIARALASDPRLLLLDEPTAGMNPQESEELRALMEKLRGEQGVSVLLIEHDMKVVMNVSDHITVLDHGEKIAEGSPKEVREDPRVIEAYLGSQA
- a CDS encoding branched-chain amino acid ABC transporter permease, which codes for MTAVLGNVGSTLRTVRSAVPDWVWALVFLALAIAYPAMVSSDLLDASINSLAYIIMALGLNIVVGFAGLLDLGYVAFFAIGAYVMGWLGSLHFAEVNGGEGIHVLTNKVAENLPGIHLNFVIILIAAAAFTALWGALLGAPTLRLRGDYLAIVTLAFGEIVPRIFENFEGISNGRQGITPVDKISFLPGQTPLAYPLELEPVYYVALVMVLLVLFVNRRLRDSRLGRAWIAVREDEVAASAMGINLVRTKLWAYAIGAALGGFSGAFLATYKNTVNVDQFEFGFSVFILCMVIIGGMGNIWGVVIGAVALSMVDRFLLKELNGIPESIGLDFDVTSVNFGIFGFFLVIMMVLRPEGFLPSGRRRLELHEEAVADDVASAVAAEEVIEVRPKA
- a CDS encoding ABC transporter ATP-binding protein; translation: MSATPAAGTNGTRKVLEVEDIHTFYGAIQALKGVSLEVREGEIVTLIGSNGAGKSTTLRSISGIVPPKLGRIRFDGQDVTGTPGHQIAAMGIAHSPEGRRIFPRMTVLENLEMGAFTRRDTKEIRQDVERVYELFPRLKERERQKGGTMSGGEQQMLAMGRALMARPKLLLLDEPSLGLAPVIVDKIYEIIREINAQGVTILLVEQNANYALDVSARGYVLETGTVALSDASSALRSDERVKAAYLGH
- a CDS encoding branched-chain amino acid ABC transporter permease; translation: MEAASLPETGPASRTPGRSAGDFVLDNILWVILGGALVFFLATDFTQTLVDIKTGLSNGTIWALIALGYTLVYGIIELINFAHGEVFMIGSFVAVSVWQTFEVSAASSLLVIVGSMAVGLGAAMLVSGSLNVMIERVAYRPLRGAPKLAPLITAIGMSFILQNVGLLWRGTPDSTPDLIRSQKEVFTLLDVTIVRSDIFAVAVTVPLLVALLWFVGSTRYGKAMRATAQDPDAARLMGIDVDRTIGLTFLLGGLLAGAAGMIYALYNGTIQFNQGFTAGLIAFTAAVMGGIGNLKGAVAGGLIIGVIQALGDTHAGGRWTPVIVFGVLILIMVFRPQGLFGEETREG